The following proteins are co-located in the Perognathus longimembris pacificus isolate PPM17 chromosome 25, ASM2315922v1, whole genome shotgun sequence genome:
- the Hnrnph1 gene encoding heterogeneous nuclear ribonucleoprotein H isoform X9, with protein MMLGTEGGEGFVVKVRGLPWSCSADEVQRFFSDCKIQNGAQGIRFIYTREGRPSGEAFVELESEDEVKLALKKDRETMGHRYVEVFKSNNVEMDWVLKHTGPNSPDTANDGFVRLRGLPFGCSKEEIVQFFSGLEIVPNGITLPVDFQGRSTGEAFVQFASQEIAEKALKKHKERIGHRYIEIFKSSRAEVRTHYDPPRKLMAMQRPGPYDRPGAGRGYNSIGRGAGFERMRRGAYGGGYGGYDDYNGYNDGYGFGSDRFGRDLNYCFSGMSDHRYGDGGSTFQSTTGHCVHMRGLPYRATENDIYNFFSPLNPVRVHIEIGPDGRVTGEADVEFATHEDAVAAMSKDKANMQHRYVELFLNSTAGASGGAYGSQMLGGMGLSNQSSYGGPASQQLSGGYGGGYGGQSSMSGYDQVLQENSSDFQSNIA; from the exons ATGATGTTGGGTACTGAAGGCGGGGAAGGGTTCGTGGTGAAGGTTCGGGGTCTGCCCTGGTCGTGCTCGGCCGACGAAGTGCAGCGCTTTTTCTCCG ACTGCAAAATTCAAAATGGTGCGCAAGGTATTCGTTTCATCTACACCAGAGAAGGCAGACCAAGTGGCGAGGCTTTTGTTGAACTTGAATCAGAAGATGAAGTCAAATTGGCCttgaaaaaagacagagaaactaTGGGACACAGATATGTTGAAG TATTCAAGTCAAACAACGTTGAAATGGATTGGGTGTTGAAGCATACTGGTCCAAATAGTCCTGACACTGCCAATGATGGCTTTGTACGGCTTAGAGGACTCCCCTTTGGATGTAGCAAGGAGGAAATTGTTCAGTTCTTCTCAG GGTTGGAAATCGTGCCAAATGGGATAACATTGCCGGTGGACTTCCAGGGGAGGAGTACGGGGGAGGCCTTCGTGCAGTTTGCTTCACAGGAAATAGCTGAAAAGGCTCTAAAGAAACACAAGGAAAGAATAGGGCACAG GTATATCGAAATCTTTAAGAGCAGTCGAGCTGAAGTTAGAACTCATTATGATCCACCACGAAAGCTTATGGCTATGCAGCGGCCAGGTCCCTatgacagacctggggctggcAGAGGGTACAACAGCATTGGCAGAGGAGCTGGCTTTGAGAGGATGCGACGAGGCGCTTATGGTGGAG GCTATGGCGGCTATGATGACTATAATGGCTATAATGATGGTTATGGATTTGGCTCGGATAGATTTGGAAGAG ACCTCAATTACTGTTTTTCAGGAATGTCAGATCACAGATACGGGGATGGTGGCTCTACTTTCCAGAGCACAACTGGACACTGTGTACATATGCGGGGATTACCTTACAGAGCTACTGAGAATGACATTTACAAC tTTTTTTCACCTCTTAACCCTGTGAGAGTTCACATTGAGATTGGTCCTGATGGCAGAGTAACTGGTGAAGCAGATGTTGAGTTTGCAACTCATGAAGATGCTGTGGCAGCTATGTCAAAAGACAAAGCCAATATGC AACACAGATATGTAGAACTCTTCTTGAATTCTACAGCAGGAGCAAGCGGTGGTGCTTACGGTAGCCAAATGCTAGGAGGCATGGGTTTGT CAAACCAGTCCAGTTACGGTGGCCCAGCCAGCCAGCAGCTGAGTGGTGGTTATGGAGGCGGCTATGGTGGCCAGAGCAGCATGAGTGGATACG ACCAAGTTTTACAGGAAAACTCCAGTGATTTTCAATCAAACATTGCATAG
- the Hnrnph1 gene encoding heterogeneous nuclear ribonucleoprotein H isoform X5, whose product MMLGTEGGEGFVVKVRGLPWSCSADEVQRFFSDCKIQNGAQGIRFIYTREGRPSGEAFVELESEDEVKLALKKDRETMGHRYVEVFKSNNVEMDWVLKHTGPNSPDTANDGFVRLRGLPFGCSKEEIVQFFSGLEIVPNGITLPVDFQGRSTGEAFVQFASQEIAEKALKKHKERIGHRYIEIFKSSRAEVRTHYDPPRKLMAMQRPGPYDRPGAGRGYNSIGRGAGFERMRRGAYGGGYGGYDDYNGYNDGYGFGSDRFGRDLNYCFSGMSDHRYGDGGSTFQSTTGHCVHMRGLPYRATENDIYNFFSPLNPVRVHIEIGPDGRVTGEADVEFATHEDAVAAMSKDKANMQHRYVELFLNSTAGASGGAYEHRYVELFLNSTAGASGGAYGSQMMGGMGLSNQSSYGGPASQQLSGGYGGGYGGQSSMSGYDQVLQENSSDFQSNIA is encoded by the exons ATGATGTTGGGTACTGAAGGCGGGGAAGGGTTCGTGGTGAAGGTTCGGGGTCTGCCCTGGTCGTGCTCGGCCGACGAAGTGCAGCGCTTTTTCTCCG ACTGCAAAATTCAAAATGGTGCGCAAGGTATTCGTTTCATCTACACCAGAGAAGGCAGACCAAGTGGCGAGGCTTTTGTTGAACTTGAATCAGAAGATGAAGTCAAATTGGCCttgaaaaaagacagagaaactaTGGGACACAGATATGTTGAAG TATTCAAGTCAAACAACGTTGAAATGGATTGGGTGTTGAAGCATACTGGTCCAAATAGTCCTGACACTGCCAATGATGGCTTTGTACGGCTTAGAGGACTCCCCTTTGGATGTAGCAAGGAGGAAATTGTTCAGTTCTTCTCAG GGTTGGAAATCGTGCCAAATGGGATAACATTGCCGGTGGACTTCCAGGGGAGGAGTACGGGGGAGGCCTTCGTGCAGTTTGCTTCACAGGAAATAGCTGAAAAGGCTCTAAAGAAACACAAGGAAAGAATAGGGCACAG GTATATCGAAATCTTTAAGAGCAGTCGAGCTGAAGTTAGAACTCATTATGATCCACCACGAAAGCTTATGGCTATGCAGCGGCCAGGTCCCTatgacagacctggggctggcAGAGGGTACAACAGCATTGGCAGAGGAGCTGGCTTTGAGAGGATGCGACGAGGCGCTTATGGTGGAG GCTATGGCGGCTATGATGACTATAATGGCTATAATGATGGTTATGGATTTGGCTCGGATAGATTTGGAAGAG ACCTCAATTACTGTTTTTCAGGAATGTCAGATCACAGATACGGGGATGGTGGCTCTACTTTCCAGAGCACAACTGGACACTGTGTACATATGCGGGGATTACCTTACAGAGCTACTGAGAATGACATTTACAAC tTTTTTTCACCTCTTAACCCTGTGAGAGTTCACATTGAGATTGGTCCTGATGGCAGAGTAACTGGTGAAGCAGATGTTGAGTTTGCAACTCATGAAGATGCTGTGGCAGCTATGTCAAAAGACAAAGCCAATATGC AACACAGATATGTAGAACTCTTCTTGAATTCTACAGCAGGAGCAAGCGGTGGTGCTTACG AACACAGATATGTAGAACTCTTCTTGAATTCTACAGCAGGAGCAAGCGGTGGTGCTTATGGTAGCCAAATGATGGGAGGCATGGGCTTGT CAAACCAGTCCAGTTACGGTGGCCCAGCCAGCCAGCAGCTGAGTGGTGGTTATGGAGGCGGCTATGGTGGCCAGAGCAGCATGAGTGGATACG ACCAAGTTTTACAGGAAAACTCCAGTGATTTTCAATCAAACATTGCATAG
- the Hnrnph1 gene encoding heterogeneous nuclear ribonucleoprotein H isoform X10 has product MMLGTEGGEGFVVKVRGLPWSCSADEVQRFFSDCKIQNGAQGIRFIYTREGRPSGEAFVELESEDEVKLALKKDRETMGHRYVEVFKSNNVEMDWVLKHTGPNSPDTANDGFVRLRGLPFGCSKEEIVQFFSGLEIVPNGITLPVDFQGRSTGEAFVQFASQEIAEKALKKHKERIGHRYIEIFKSSRAEVRTHYDPPRKLMAMQRPGPYDRPGAGRGYNSIGRGAGFERMRRGAYGGGYGGYDDYNGYNDGYGFGSDRFGRGMSDHRYGDGGSTFQSTTGHCVHMRGLPYRATENDIYNFFSPLNPVRVHIEIGPDGRVTGEADVEFATHEDAVAAMSKDKANMQHRYVELFLNSTAGASGGAYGSQMLGGMGLSNQSSYGGPASQQLSGGYGGGYGGQSSMSGYDQVLQENSSDFQSNIA; this is encoded by the exons ATGATGTTGGGTACTGAAGGCGGGGAAGGGTTCGTGGTGAAGGTTCGGGGTCTGCCCTGGTCGTGCTCGGCCGACGAAGTGCAGCGCTTTTTCTCCG ACTGCAAAATTCAAAATGGTGCGCAAGGTATTCGTTTCATCTACACCAGAGAAGGCAGACCAAGTGGCGAGGCTTTTGTTGAACTTGAATCAGAAGATGAAGTCAAATTGGCCttgaaaaaagacagagaaactaTGGGACACAGATATGTTGAAG TATTCAAGTCAAACAACGTTGAAATGGATTGGGTGTTGAAGCATACTGGTCCAAATAGTCCTGACACTGCCAATGATGGCTTTGTACGGCTTAGAGGACTCCCCTTTGGATGTAGCAAGGAGGAAATTGTTCAGTTCTTCTCAG GGTTGGAAATCGTGCCAAATGGGATAACATTGCCGGTGGACTTCCAGGGGAGGAGTACGGGGGAGGCCTTCGTGCAGTTTGCTTCACAGGAAATAGCTGAAAAGGCTCTAAAGAAACACAAGGAAAGAATAGGGCACAG GTATATCGAAATCTTTAAGAGCAGTCGAGCTGAAGTTAGAACTCATTATGATCCACCACGAAAGCTTATGGCTATGCAGCGGCCAGGTCCCTatgacagacctggggctggcAGAGGGTACAACAGCATTGGCAGAGGAGCTGGCTTTGAGAGGATGCGACGAGGCGCTTATGGTGGAG GCTATGGCGGCTATGATGACTATAATGGCTATAATGATGGTTATGGATTTGGCTCGGATAGATTTGGAAGAG GAATGTCAGATCACAGATACGGGGATGGTGGCTCTACTTTCCAGAGCACAACTGGACACTGTGTACATATGCGGGGATTACCTTACAGAGCTACTGAGAATGACATTTACAAC tTTTTTTCACCTCTTAACCCTGTGAGAGTTCACATTGAGATTGGTCCTGATGGCAGAGTAACTGGTGAAGCAGATGTTGAGTTTGCAACTCATGAAGATGCTGTGGCAGCTATGTCAAAAGACAAAGCCAATATGC AACACAGATATGTAGAACTCTTCTTGAATTCTACAGCAGGAGCAAGCGGTGGTGCTTACGGTAGCCAAATGCTAGGAGGCATGGGTTTGT CAAACCAGTCCAGTTACGGTGGCCCAGCCAGCCAGCAGCTGAGTGGTGGTTATGGAGGCGGCTATGGTGGCCAGAGCAGCATGAGTGGATACG ACCAAGTTTTACAGGAAAACTCCAGTGATTTTCAATCAAACATTGCATAG
- the Hnrnph1 gene encoding heterogeneous nuclear ribonucleoprotein H isoform X7, producing the protein MMLGTEGGEGFVVKVRGLPWSCSADEVQRFFSDCKIQNGAQGIRFIYTREGRPSGEAFVELESEDEVKLALKKDRETMGHRYVEVFKSNNVEMDWVLKHTGPNSPDTANDGFVRLRGLPFGCSKEEIVQFFSGLEIVPNGITLPVDFQGRSTGEAFVQFASQEIAEKALKKHKERIGHRYIEIFKSSRAEVRTHYDPPRKLMAMQRPGPYDRPGAGRGYNSIGRGAGFERMRRGAYGGGYGGYDDYNGYNDGYGFGSDRFGRGMSDHRYGDGGSTFQSTTGHCVHMRGLPYRATENDIYNFFSPLNPVRVHIEIGPDGRVTGEADVEFATHEDAVAAMSKDKANMQHRYVELFLNSTAGASGGAYEHRYVELFLNSTAGASGGAYGSQMMGGMGLSNQSSYGGPASQQLSGGYGGGYGGQSSMSGYDQVLQENSSDFQSNIA; encoded by the exons ATGATGTTGGGTACTGAAGGCGGGGAAGGGTTCGTGGTGAAGGTTCGGGGTCTGCCCTGGTCGTGCTCGGCCGACGAAGTGCAGCGCTTTTTCTCCG ACTGCAAAATTCAAAATGGTGCGCAAGGTATTCGTTTCATCTACACCAGAGAAGGCAGACCAAGTGGCGAGGCTTTTGTTGAACTTGAATCAGAAGATGAAGTCAAATTGGCCttgaaaaaagacagagaaactaTGGGACACAGATATGTTGAAG TATTCAAGTCAAACAACGTTGAAATGGATTGGGTGTTGAAGCATACTGGTCCAAATAGTCCTGACACTGCCAATGATGGCTTTGTACGGCTTAGAGGACTCCCCTTTGGATGTAGCAAGGAGGAAATTGTTCAGTTCTTCTCAG GGTTGGAAATCGTGCCAAATGGGATAACATTGCCGGTGGACTTCCAGGGGAGGAGTACGGGGGAGGCCTTCGTGCAGTTTGCTTCACAGGAAATAGCTGAAAAGGCTCTAAAGAAACACAAGGAAAGAATAGGGCACAG GTATATCGAAATCTTTAAGAGCAGTCGAGCTGAAGTTAGAACTCATTATGATCCACCACGAAAGCTTATGGCTATGCAGCGGCCAGGTCCCTatgacagacctggggctggcAGAGGGTACAACAGCATTGGCAGAGGAGCTGGCTTTGAGAGGATGCGACGAGGCGCTTATGGTGGAG GCTATGGCGGCTATGATGACTATAATGGCTATAATGATGGTTATGGATTTGGCTCGGATAGATTTGGAAGAG GAATGTCAGATCACAGATACGGGGATGGTGGCTCTACTTTCCAGAGCACAACTGGACACTGTGTACATATGCGGGGATTACCTTACAGAGCTACTGAGAATGACATTTACAAC tTTTTTTCACCTCTTAACCCTGTGAGAGTTCACATTGAGATTGGTCCTGATGGCAGAGTAACTGGTGAAGCAGATGTTGAGTTTGCAACTCATGAAGATGCTGTGGCAGCTATGTCAAAAGACAAAGCCAATATGC AACACAGATATGTAGAACTCTTCTTGAATTCTACAGCAGGAGCAAGCGGTGGTGCTTACG AACACAGATATGTAGAACTCTTCTTGAATTCTACAGCAGGAGCAAGCGGTGGTGCTTATGGTAGCCAAATGATGGGAGGCATGGGCTTGT CAAACCAGTCCAGTTACGGTGGCCCAGCCAGCCAGCAGCTGAGTGGTGGTTATGGAGGCGGCTATGGTGGCCAGAGCAGCATGAGTGGATACG ACCAAGTTTTACAGGAAAACTCCAGTGATTTTCAATCAAACATTGCATAG
- the Hnrnph1 gene encoding heterogeneous nuclear ribonucleoprotein H isoform X8 — protein sequence MMLGTEGGEGFVVKVRGLPWSCSADEVQRFFSDCKIQNGAQGIRFIYTREGRPSGEAFVELESEDEVKLALKKDRETMGHRYVEVFKSNNVEMDWVLKHTGPNSPDTANDGFVRLRGLPFGCSKEEIVQFFSGLEIVPNGITLPVDFQGRSTGEAFVQFASQEIAEKALKKHKERIGHRYIEIFKSSRAEVRTHYDPPRKLMAMQRPGPYDRPGAGRGYNSIGRGAGFERMRRGAYGGGYGGYDDYNGYNDGYGFGSDRFGRDLNYCFSGMSDHRYGDGGSTFQSTTGHCVHMRGLPYRATENDIYNFFSPLNPVRVHIEIGPDGRVTGEADVEFATHEDAVAAMSKDKANMQHRYVELFLNSTAGASGGAYEHRYVELFLNSTAGASGGAYANQSSYGGPASQQLSGGYGGGYGGQSSMSGYDQVLQENSSDFQSNIA from the exons ATGATGTTGGGTACTGAAGGCGGGGAAGGGTTCGTGGTGAAGGTTCGGGGTCTGCCCTGGTCGTGCTCGGCCGACGAAGTGCAGCGCTTTTTCTCCG ACTGCAAAATTCAAAATGGTGCGCAAGGTATTCGTTTCATCTACACCAGAGAAGGCAGACCAAGTGGCGAGGCTTTTGTTGAACTTGAATCAGAAGATGAAGTCAAATTGGCCttgaaaaaagacagagaaactaTGGGACACAGATATGTTGAAG TATTCAAGTCAAACAACGTTGAAATGGATTGGGTGTTGAAGCATACTGGTCCAAATAGTCCTGACACTGCCAATGATGGCTTTGTACGGCTTAGAGGACTCCCCTTTGGATGTAGCAAGGAGGAAATTGTTCAGTTCTTCTCAG GGTTGGAAATCGTGCCAAATGGGATAACATTGCCGGTGGACTTCCAGGGGAGGAGTACGGGGGAGGCCTTCGTGCAGTTTGCTTCACAGGAAATAGCTGAAAAGGCTCTAAAGAAACACAAGGAAAGAATAGGGCACAG GTATATCGAAATCTTTAAGAGCAGTCGAGCTGAAGTTAGAACTCATTATGATCCACCACGAAAGCTTATGGCTATGCAGCGGCCAGGTCCCTatgacagacctggggctggcAGAGGGTACAACAGCATTGGCAGAGGAGCTGGCTTTGAGAGGATGCGACGAGGCGCTTATGGTGGAG GCTATGGCGGCTATGATGACTATAATGGCTATAATGATGGTTATGGATTTGGCTCGGATAGATTTGGAAGAG ACCTCAATTACTGTTTTTCAGGAATGTCAGATCACAGATACGGGGATGGTGGCTCTACTTTCCAGAGCACAACTGGACACTGTGTACATATGCGGGGATTACCTTACAGAGCTACTGAGAATGACATTTACAAC tTTTTTTCACCTCTTAACCCTGTGAGAGTTCACATTGAGATTGGTCCTGATGGCAGAGTAACTGGTGAAGCAGATGTTGAGTTTGCAACTCATGAAGATGCTGTGGCAGCTATGTCAAAAGACAAAGCCAATATGC AACACAGATATGTAGAACTCTTCTTGAATTCTACAGCAGGAGCAAGCGGTGGTGCTTACG AACACAGATATGTAGAACTCTTCTTGAATTCTACAGCAGGAGCAAGCGGTGGTGCTTATG CAAACCAGTCCAGTTACGGTGGCCCAGCCAGCCAGCAGCTGAGTGGTGGTTATGGAGGCGGCTATGGTGGCCAGAGCAGCATGAGTGGATACG ACCAAGTTTTACAGGAAAACTCCAGTGATTTTCAATCAAACATTGCATAG
- the Hnrnph1 gene encoding heterogeneous nuclear ribonucleoprotein H isoform X6, with protein sequence MMLGTEGGEGFVVKVRGLPWSCSADEVQRFFSDCKIQNGAQGIRFIYTREGRPSGEAFVELESEDEVKLALKKDRETMGHRYVEVFKSNNVEMDWVLKHTGPNSPDTANDGFVRLRGLPFGCSKEEIVQFFSGLEIVPNGITLPVDFQGRSTGEAFVQFASQEIAEKALKKHKERIGHRYIEIFKSSRAEVRTHYDPPRKLMAMQRPGPYDRPGAGRGYNSIGRGAGFERMRRGAYGGGYGGYDDYNGYNDGYGFGSDRFGRGMSDHRYGDGGSTFQSTTGHCVHMRGLPYRATENDIYNFFSPLNPVRVHIEIGPDGRVTGEADVEFATHEDAVAAMSKDKANMQHRYVELFLNSTAGASGGAYGSQMLGGMGLSNQSSYGGPASQQLSGGYGGGYGGQSSMSGYGSQGAVSNSYYSGGSRASVGVNGMGGVSSMSSMSAGWGM encoded by the exons ATGATGTTGGGTACTGAAGGCGGGGAAGGGTTCGTGGTGAAGGTTCGGGGTCTGCCCTGGTCGTGCTCGGCCGACGAAGTGCAGCGCTTTTTCTCCG ACTGCAAAATTCAAAATGGTGCGCAAGGTATTCGTTTCATCTACACCAGAGAAGGCAGACCAAGTGGCGAGGCTTTTGTTGAACTTGAATCAGAAGATGAAGTCAAATTGGCCttgaaaaaagacagagaaactaTGGGACACAGATATGTTGAAG TATTCAAGTCAAACAACGTTGAAATGGATTGGGTGTTGAAGCATACTGGTCCAAATAGTCCTGACACTGCCAATGATGGCTTTGTACGGCTTAGAGGACTCCCCTTTGGATGTAGCAAGGAGGAAATTGTTCAGTTCTTCTCAG GGTTGGAAATCGTGCCAAATGGGATAACATTGCCGGTGGACTTCCAGGGGAGGAGTACGGGGGAGGCCTTCGTGCAGTTTGCTTCACAGGAAATAGCTGAAAAGGCTCTAAAGAAACACAAGGAAAGAATAGGGCACAG GTATATCGAAATCTTTAAGAGCAGTCGAGCTGAAGTTAGAACTCATTATGATCCACCACGAAAGCTTATGGCTATGCAGCGGCCAGGTCCCTatgacagacctggggctggcAGAGGGTACAACAGCATTGGCAGAGGAGCTGGCTTTGAGAGGATGCGACGAGGCGCTTATGGTGGAG GCTATGGCGGCTATGATGACTATAATGGCTATAATGATGGTTATGGATTTGGCTCGGATAGATTTGGAAGAG GAATGTCAGATCACAGATACGGGGATGGTGGCTCTACTTTCCAGAGCACAACTGGACACTGTGTACATATGCGGGGATTACCTTACAGAGCTACTGAGAATGACATTTACAAC tTTTTTTCACCTCTTAACCCTGTGAGAGTTCACATTGAGATTGGTCCTGATGGCAGAGTAACTGGTGAAGCAGATGTTGAGTTTGCAACTCATGAAGATGCTGTGGCAGCTATGTCAAAAGACAAAGCCAATATGC AACACAGATATGTAGAACTCTTCTTGAATTCTACAGCAGGAGCAAGCGGTGGTGCTTACGGTAGCCAAATGCTAGGAGGCATGGGTTTGT CAAACCAGTCCAGTTACGGTGGCCCAGCCAGCCAGCAGCTGAGTGGTGGTTATGGAGGCGGCTATGGTGGCCAGAGCAGCATGAGTGGATACG
- the Hnrnph1 gene encoding heterogeneous nuclear ribonucleoprotein H isoform X2, producing the protein MMLGTEGGEGFVVKVRGLPWSCSADEVQRFFSDCKIQNGAQGIRFIYTREGRPSGEAFVELESEDEVKLALKKDRETMGHRYVEVFKSNNVEMDWVLKHTGPNSPDTANDGFVRLRGLPFGCSKEEIVQFFSGLEIVPNGITLPVDFQGRSTGEAFVQFASQEIAEKALKKHKERIGHRYIEIFKSSRAEVRTHYDPPRKLMAMQRPGPYDRPGAGRGYNSIGRGAGFERMRRGAYGGGYGGYDDYNGYNDGYGFGSDRFGRGMSDHRYGDGGSTFQSTTGHCVHMRGLPYRATENDIYNFFSPLNPVRVHIEIGPDGRVTGEADVEFATHEDAVAAMSKDKANMQHRYVELFLNSTAGASGGAYEHRYVELFLNSTAGASGGAYGSQMMGGMGLSNQSSYGGPASQQLSGGYGGGYGGQSSMSGYGSQGAVSNSYYSGGSRASVGVNGMGGVSSMSSMSAGWGM; encoded by the exons ATGATGTTGGGTACTGAAGGCGGGGAAGGGTTCGTGGTGAAGGTTCGGGGTCTGCCCTGGTCGTGCTCGGCCGACGAAGTGCAGCGCTTTTTCTCCG ACTGCAAAATTCAAAATGGTGCGCAAGGTATTCGTTTCATCTACACCAGAGAAGGCAGACCAAGTGGCGAGGCTTTTGTTGAACTTGAATCAGAAGATGAAGTCAAATTGGCCttgaaaaaagacagagaaactaTGGGACACAGATATGTTGAAG TATTCAAGTCAAACAACGTTGAAATGGATTGGGTGTTGAAGCATACTGGTCCAAATAGTCCTGACACTGCCAATGATGGCTTTGTACGGCTTAGAGGACTCCCCTTTGGATGTAGCAAGGAGGAAATTGTTCAGTTCTTCTCAG GGTTGGAAATCGTGCCAAATGGGATAACATTGCCGGTGGACTTCCAGGGGAGGAGTACGGGGGAGGCCTTCGTGCAGTTTGCTTCACAGGAAATAGCTGAAAAGGCTCTAAAGAAACACAAGGAAAGAATAGGGCACAG GTATATCGAAATCTTTAAGAGCAGTCGAGCTGAAGTTAGAACTCATTATGATCCACCACGAAAGCTTATGGCTATGCAGCGGCCAGGTCCCTatgacagacctggggctggcAGAGGGTACAACAGCATTGGCAGAGGAGCTGGCTTTGAGAGGATGCGACGAGGCGCTTATGGTGGAG GCTATGGCGGCTATGATGACTATAATGGCTATAATGATGGTTATGGATTTGGCTCGGATAGATTTGGAAGAG GAATGTCAGATCACAGATACGGGGATGGTGGCTCTACTTTCCAGAGCACAACTGGACACTGTGTACATATGCGGGGATTACCTTACAGAGCTACTGAGAATGACATTTACAAC tTTTTTTCACCTCTTAACCCTGTGAGAGTTCACATTGAGATTGGTCCTGATGGCAGAGTAACTGGTGAAGCAGATGTTGAGTTTGCAACTCATGAAGATGCTGTGGCAGCTATGTCAAAAGACAAAGCCAATATGC AACACAGATATGTAGAACTCTTCTTGAATTCTACAGCAGGAGCAAGCGGTGGTGCTTACG AACACAGATATGTAGAACTCTTCTTGAATTCTACAGCAGGAGCAAGCGGTGGTGCTTATGGTAGCCAAATGATGGGAGGCATGGGCTTGT CAAACCAGTCCAGTTACGGTGGCCCAGCCAGCCAGCAGCTGAGTGGTGGTTATGGAGGCGGCTATGGTGGCCAGAGCAGCATGAGTGGATACG
- the Hnrnph1 gene encoding heterogeneous nuclear ribonucleoprotein H isoform X3 gives MMLGTEGGEGFVVKVRGLPWSCSADEVQRFFSDCKIQNGAQGIRFIYTREGRPSGEAFVELESEDEVKLALKKDRETMGHRYVEVFKSNNVEMDWVLKHTGPNSPDTANDGFVRLRGLPFGCSKEEIVQFFSGLEIVPNGITLPVDFQGRSTGEAFVQFASQEIAEKALKKHKERIGHRYIEIFKSSRAEVRTHYDPPRKLMAMQRPGPYDRPGAGRGYNSIGRGAGFERMRRGAYGGGYGGYDDYNGYNDGYGFGSDRFGRDLNYCFSGMSDHRYGDGGSTFQSTTGHCVHMRGLPYRATENDIYNFFSPLNPVRVHIEIGPDGRVTGEADVEFATHEDAVAAMSKDKANMQHRYVELFLNSTAGASGGAYEHRYVELFLNSTAGASGGAYANQSSYGGPASQQLSGGYGGGYGGQSSMSGYGSQGAVSNSYYSGGSRASVGVNGMGGVSSMSSMSAGWGM, from the exons ATGATGTTGGGTACTGAAGGCGGGGAAGGGTTCGTGGTGAAGGTTCGGGGTCTGCCCTGGTCGTGCTCGGCCGACGAAGTGCAGCGCTTTTTCTCCG ACTGCAAAATTCAAAATGGTGCGCAAGGTATTCGTTTCATCTACACCAGAGAAGGCAGACCAAGTGGCGAGGCTTTTGTTGAACTTGAATCAGAAGATGAAGTCAAATTGGCCttgaaaaaagacagagaaactaTGGGACACAGATATGTTGAAG TATTCAAGTCAAACAACGTTGAAATGGATTGGGTGTTGAAGCATACTGGTCCAAATAGTCCTGACACTGCCAATGATGGCTTTGTACGGCTTAGAGGACTCCCCTTTGGATGTAGCAAGGAGGAAATTGTTCAGTTCTTCTCAG GGTTGGAAATCGTGCCAAATGGGATAACATTGCCGGTGGACTTCCAGGGGAGGAGTACGGGGGAGGCCTTCGTGCAGTTTGCTTCACAGGAAATAGCTGAAAAGGCTCTAAAGAAACACAAGGAAAGAATAGGGCACAG GTATATCGAAATCTTTAAGAGCAGTCGAGCTGAAGTTAGAACTCATTATGATCCACCACGAAAGCTTATGGCTATGCAGCGGCCAGGTCCCTatgacagacctggggctggcAGAGGGTACAACAGCATTGGCAGAGGAGCTGGCTTTGAGAGGATGCGACGAGGCGCTTATGGTGGAG GCTATGGCGGCTATGATGACTATAATGGCTATAATGATGGTTATGGATTTGGCTCGGATAGATTTGGAAGAG ACCTCAATTACTGTTTTTCAGGAATGTCAGATCACAGATACGGGGATGGTGGCTCTACTTTCCAGAGCACAACTGGACACTGTGTACATATGCGGGGATTACCTTACAGAGCTACTGAGAATGACATTTACAAC tTTTTTTCACCTCTTAACCCTGTGAGAGTTCACATTGAGATTGGTCCTGATGGCAGAGTAACTGGTGAAGCAGATGTTGAGTTTGCAACTCATGAAGATGCTGTGGCAGCTATGTCAAAAGACAAAGCCAATATGC AACACAGATATGTAGAACTCTTCTTGAATTCTACAGCAGGAGCAAGCGGTGGTGCTTACG AACACAGATATGTAGAACTCTTCTTGAATTCTACAGCAGGAGCAAGCGGTGGTGCTTATG CAAACCAGTCCAGTTACGGTGGCCCAGCCAGCCAGCAGCTGAGTGGTGGTTATGGAGGCGGCTATGGTGGCCAGAGCAGCATGAGTGGATACG